Proteins encoded in a region of the Deinococcus aerius genome:
- a CDS encoding tetratricopeptide repeat protein: MDSLNEAAFALLKTDDARVLELAQTANELASGTYLNGAARAQLVQGLAHSERGDNELALQYLQKSLLGFQIAFDRKGQGEALEALGRIQLKLGEISSAEKHLHLALELIQEDGLIKAQVLNLMAGVHHRNGNYLLSLSFLEKSLKIHEALNNESQTANVLANIGILHTSLGNYSDALSNLTHAHRILRDGGHGEFTQGIILLNLGHLYLYMNEPLKSIPHFQEALRLADQRNDRLTVLTATLNIGVARNQAGSYIDAEPAFRDALNISREIQYRPGEVSALDGLGNILAQRGQLHEAAAAHAEAAAIAQEIEDLEGELDALNHLGQVQAELGDFPAALASLERALTLAREADHKKTVYEAHRALAGVYKRAGDFERALHHHEQYHEAERALFNEESDKKTRELSAQFDVERARHEAEVQRLQREMAETAREEAEALVRERTHELEQAQVEIVTRLAVAAEYRDDLTGEHTWRVGHVSALIARELGLPEGDVALLRIAARLHDVGKIGIPDAILLKPGKFTPEEQERMKAHTLIGARILSGGHSRLLRMAEEIALSHHERWDGGGYPLGKAGHNIPVTGRIVSVADVFDALTSERPYKQAWTQGDALAELRRQAGTQFDPEVVEAAVRVFTREDFPRLMRAEAESAARAKPAVPSP, translated from the coding sequence GTGGACTCGTTGAATGAGGCGGCGTTTGCGCTCCTGAAGACGGACGATGCCCGCGTACTGGAGCTTGCTCAAACAGCCAACGAGCTGGCAAGCGGCACCTATCTAAACGGCGCTGCACGAGCTCAACTTGTTCAGGGCCTAGCTCATTCAGAGCGTGGCGATAATGAACTTGCCTTGCAATACCTACAAAAATCCTTACTAGGTTTTCAAATCGCTTTTGACCGAAAGGGACAAGGGGAGGCTTTAGAGGCTCTTGGGCGTATCCAACTCAAGTTGGGAGAAATATCCTCAGCAGAAAAACATCTTCATCTAGCACTTGAGTTAATTCAAGAAGATGGTCTTATAAAAGCACAAGTCCTTAATTTGATGGCAGGAGTGCATCACAGAAACGGTAACTATTTATTATCCCTATCATTTCTCGAAAAATCACTTAAGATTCACGAAGCTCTAAATAACGAGTCGCAAACAGCAAACGTCCTCGCTAATATAGGCATCCTACATACAAGTCTAGGCAATTACTCAGATGCACTCTCAAATTTAACTCATGCTCACAGAATATTGAGAGACGGTGGGCACGGTGAATTTACACAAGGAATAATACTGCTTAACCTAGGCCATCTATACTTATATATGAATGAGCCTTTGAAATCAATTCCTCACTTTCAGGAAGCCCTGCGCTTAGCAGATCAGCGCAACGATCGCCTAACGGTGTTAACAGCAACCTTGAACATTGGCGTAGCACGAAACCAAGCCGGAAGCTACATCGACGCAGAGCCTGCCTTCCGAGATGCCCTTAACATCTCCCGCGAGATTCAATACCGTCCCGGTGAGGTTTCTGCCCTCGATGGCCTGGGCAATATTCTTGCTCAGCGCGGTCAGTTGCATGAGGCCGCCGCCGCCCACGCCGAGGCCGCCGCCATCGCCCAGGAGATCGAGGACCTGGAGGGCGAACTCGACGCCCTCAACCACCTGGGACAGGTGCAGGCGGAGCTGGGGGACTTTCCCGCCGCCCTCGCCTCGCTGGAGCGGGCGCTGACGCTGGCGCGGGAGGCCGACCACAAGAAGACCGTGTACGAGGCCCACCGCGCCCTGGCAGGCGTGTACAAGCGGGCGGGCGATTTCGAGCGGGCACTGCACCACCACGAGCAGTACCACGAGGCCGAGCGGGCGCTGTTCAACGAGGAGAGTGACAAGAAGACGCGCGAGCTGAGCGCGCAGTTCGACGTGGAGCGCGCCCGCCACGAGGCCGAGGTGCAGCGCCTGCAACGCGAGATGGCCGAGACGGCGCGCGAGGAGGCCGAGGCCCTGGTCCGGGAGCGCACCCACGAGCTGGAGCAGGCGCAGGTCGAGATCGTCACCCGGCTGGCGGTGGCGGCCGAGTACCGCGACGACCTGACGGGCGAGCATACCTGGCGGGTGGGGCATGTCAGCGCCCTCATCGCGCGCGAGCTGGGCCTGCCCGAGGGGGACGTGGCCCTGCTGCGAATCGCGGCGCGGCTCCACGACGTGGGCAAGATCGGCATTCCTGACGCCATCCTGCTCAAGCCGGGGAAATTTACCCCCGAGGAGCAGGAGCGCATGAAGGCGCATACCCTGATCGGCGCGCGCATTCTCTCGGGCGGGCACTCGCGCCTGCTCCGCATGGCCGAGGAGATCGCCCTCTCGCACCACGAGCGTTGGGACGGCGGCGGCTACCCGCTGGGCAAGGCCGGGCACAACATCCCGGTGACCGGGCGCATCGTGTCGGTCGCGGACGTGTTCGACGCCCTGACGAGCGAGCGGCCCTACAAGCAGGCGTGGACCCAGGGCGACGCGCTGGCGGAGCTGCGGCGGCAGGCCGGCACCCAGTTCGACCCCGAGGTTGTGGAGGCCGCCGTGCGGGTCTTTACCCGGGAAGACTTCCCCCGCCTGATGCGCGCCGAGGCAGAAAGCGCTGCCAGGGCTAAACCCGCTGTCCCCTCGCCCTGA
- a CDS encoding DUF4384 domain-containing protein yields MRTHPKGRLTVTALLGLSVAAMTASAGPAKITAQSIIVNPVETKLGVQVWVNRDPSGRGNPVYRKGENISVGLKTNQDAYVYLFNVNANGEIDLFFPNNYEESNFVQAGVTRVFPARGAKYTLTVGGPNGQDKLLALASTRELNIDDIAEFAGNQGFADVKVQGQENLARALSIVVNPLPADGWVTDVATFRVGNTPANRGGATGTVTVTPGQPTPAQPSPPAPQQPAPAQPVTRIQPGERQDGAFDQAMVQAYDRLKGEESLGEATSYATAWGDGLWQKFRGVGAYGDAVLLHANGSSRAYAVHGMLLERYLALAQAENGAIRPPSRLGWAAGDEKVIPRNSYGTSGLYGFFQNGALYGTEKYGTFWLTGNVLKTYQGLGGSGSFLGFPTRDQYLLNGAWAADFEGGSIRTVNGATKVYRK; encoded by the coding sequence ATGCGAACCCATCCGAAGGGAAGGTTGACCGTGACGGCCCTGCTCGGGCTGAGCGTGGCCGCCATGACGGCGAGCGCGGGTCCGGCCAAGATCACCGCGCAGAGCATCATCGTGAATCCGGTCGAGACGAAACTGGGCGTGCAGGTCTGGGTGAACCGGGACCCCAGCGGGCGCGGCAACCCGGTGTACCGCAAGGGCGAGAACATCAGCGTGGGCCTGAAGACCAACCAGGACGCCTACGTGTACCTGTTCAACGTGAACGCGAACGGCGAGATCGACCTGTTCTTCCCGAACAACTACGAGGAGAGCAACTTCGTGCAGGCGGGCGTGACGCGGGTGTTCCCGGCCCGCGGCGCGAAGTACACCCTGACGGTGGGCGGCCCCAACGGGCAGGACAAGCTCCTGGCGCTCGCCAGCACGCGGGAGCTGAACATCGACGACATCGCCGAGTTCGCCGGGAACCAGGGCTTTGCCGACGTCAAGGTGCAGGGCCAGGAGAACCTCGCCCGGGCGCTCAGCATCGTGGTGAACCCGCTGCCCGCCGACGGCTGGGTGACGGACGTGGCGACCTTCCGGGTGGGGAACACGCCTGCCAACCGGGGCGGCGCGACGGGCACCGTCACGGTGACGCCCGGGCAGCCCACGCCTGCACAACCCAGCCCGCCCGCGCCGCAGCAGCCCGCCCCCGCCCAGCCCGTCACGCGGATTCAGCCGGGCGAGCGGCAGGACGGCGCCTTCGACCAGGCGATGGTGCAGGCCTACGACCGCCTGAAGGGCGAGGAGTCGCTGGGCGAGGCGACGAGCTACGCGACCGCCTGGGGCGACGGCCTGTGGCAGAAGTTCCGGGGTGTGGGCGCCTACGGGGACGCCGTGCTGCTCCATGCGAACGGCAGCAGCCGGGCCTACGCCGTCCACGGGATGCTGCTGGAGCGTTACCTCGCCCTGGCGCAGGCCGAGAACGGCGCTATCCGGCCCCCCTCCCGGCTGGGCTGGGCGGCGGGCGACGAGAAGGTGATTCCCCGCAACAGCTACGGCACCAGCGGCCTGTACGGCTTCTTCCAGAACGGGGCGCTGTACGGCACCGAGAAGTACGGCACCTTCTGGCTGACCGGCAATGTTCTCAAGACGTATCAGGGCCTGGGCGGCAGCGGCTCCTTCCTGGGCTTCCCCACCCGTGACCAGTACCTGCTGAATGGCGCCTGGGCCGCCGACTTCGAGGGCGGCAGCATCCGCACCGTGAACGGCGCGACCAAGGTGTACCGCAAGTAA
- a CDS encoding NADH:flavin oxidoreductase/NADH oxidase: MTQTASSTPTGEGTPSPLLFTPLKLRGLTLPNRAVVSPMCMYSAQGGMANDFHLTHLGQFALGGAGLIFTEATAVSPEGRISPEDLGLWADEQIVPLGHITDFVHRYGGLIGVQLAHAGRKASTYAPWRGRGVVPPEAGGWQVIGPTEDPYNAVFPHPVGMTVDDIRRVTSDFAAAARRAQIAGFDVIEIHAAHGYLLHQFLSPLANTRTDEYGGAFENRVRFLLEVVRAVRAVWPMHLPLFVRVSATDWAPGGWDVDQTVALAGLLRFEGVDVLDVSSGGLTPAQQITPGPLYQVPFAARVRQEVPDLRVMAVGMIDTPAQAEEVLAEGSADLIALARAFLRDPHWPQRAAREFGLTPTLPDVYARAGW; encoded by the coding sequence ATGACGCAGACGGCCTCCTCCACCCCCACCGGCGAGGGAACACCCTCCCCGCTGCTCTTCACGCCGCTGAAACTGCGGGGCCTGACCCTGCCCAACCGTGCCGTCGTGTCGCCCATGTGCATGTACAGCGCCCAGGGTGGAATGGCGAACGATTTTCACCTCACCCACCTGGGGCAGTTCGCGCTGGGCGGCGCGGGGCTGATCTTCACCGAGGCCACGGCCGTTTCGCCCGAGGGCCGCATCAGCCCCGAGGACCTGGGGCTGTGGGCCGACGAGCAGATCGTGCCGCTGGGGCACATCACCGACTTCGTTCACCGCTACGGCGGGCTGATCGGCGTGCAACTCGCGCACGCGGGCCGCAAGGCGAGCACCTACGCCCCGTGGCGCGGGCGCGGCGTGGTGCCGCCCGAGGCGGGGGGGTGGCAGGTGATCGGCCCGACCGAGGACCCCTACAACGCCGTTTTCCCGCACCCCGTCGGCATGACGGTGGACGACATCCGGCGCGTCACCTCCGACTTTGCGGCGGCGGCCCGGCGGGCACAGATCGCGGGCTTCGACGTGATTGAGATCCACGCCGCGCACGGTTACCTGCTGCACCAATTCCTCTCGCCGCTGGCGAACACCCGCACCGACGAGTACGGCGGCGCCTTCGAGAACCGGGTCCGTTTCCTGCTGGAGGTCGTGCGCGCGGTCCGGGCGGTATGGCCCATGCACCTCCCGCTCTTCGTGCGCGTCAGCGCGACCGACTGGGCCCCCGGGGGCTGGGACGTGGACCAGACCGTGGCCCTCGCGGGCCTGCTGCGCTTTGAGGGGGTGGACGTGCTCGACGTGAGCAGTGGCGGCCTGACCCCCGCCCAGCAGATCACCCCCGGGCCGCTGTACCAGGTGCCCTTCGCGGCCCGCGTCCGGCAGGAGGTGCCCGACCTCCGGGTGATGGCCGTCGGCATGATCGACACGCCCGCCCAGGCCGAGGAGGTCCTGGCGGAGGGGAGCGCCGACCTGATCGCCCTGGCCCGCGCCTTCCTGCGCGACCCCCACTGGCCCCAGCGCGCGGCGCGCGAATTCGGCCTGACGCCCACCCTGCCCGACGTGTACGCGCGGGCGGGGTGGTGA
- a CDS encoding GNAT family N-acetyltransferase, protein MELRDHLEGTRPEQLQGFFEGWPNPPRPETLHRLLAASYRISLAVEDGRVVGIAQAISDGVLTAFIPMLEVHATHRGRGIGSALIRHLLAQLGHLYAVDLSCDYNLVPFYERLDFRRANAMVLRNYARQSGESPTSPS, encoded by the coding sequence ATGGAACTGCGTGACCATCTGGAGGGCACCCGGCCGGAGCAGTTGCAGGGCTTCTTCGAGGGCTGGCCGAACCCGCCGCGCCCAGAAACGCTGCACCGTCTCCTCGCCGCGTCGTACCGAATTTCACTGGCCGTTGAGGATGGGCGGGTGGTGGGCATCGCCCAGGCCATCAGCGACGGGGTCCTCACGGCCTTTATCCCCATGCTGGAAGTTCACGCCACCCACCGGGGAAGAGGCATCGGCTCGGCGCTCATCCGGCACCTGCTCGCCCAACTTGGCCACCTGTATGCCGTGGACCTGAGCTGCGACTACAACCTCGTGCCCTTTTACGAACGCCTGGACTTTCGGAGGGCCAATGCAATGGTGCTGCGAAACTACGCCCGGCAAAGCGGGGAGTCACCCACAAGTCCCAGTTAG
- a CDS encoding S8 family serine peptidase has translation MKPRSLVQGALGLCTAALIAGCSQSPGTPAAQAYRPAYILQVPVTAQDTTQELEGRYGGKVVELNTQEGYAVLGLDQAAAKTQNLRAQALGDGPVAEPNLNQFQGGALALMAGSRSIWMGGEWQAWAGGSRSIWMGGQYAPLVQNTQSLQQIKLENAQKLAPNLAAGVKVAVIDTGIDLNHPAFAGALAPSTEWKDFYGNDNLPQEEGILGVGGYGHGTAVASIILQVAPKATILPLRVLGPNGEGDTLQVANAIKYAVAQKARVINLSLGSTTKSDAVQSAIQAATTAGVLVVSSAGNDNTPTITYPAVTADDKGPLGERSLSVGSVNSLNLKSSFSNYSPDLELSAPGENIFAAGPGNLLVAWSGTSMAAPMAAGGLALALGQTLAVDIKDVTRKMAENGFDLYSSGLNSAYKDKLGKRRLDLELFLKSTIRY, from the coding sequence ATGAAGCCAAGAAGTCTCGTTCAGGGCGCCCTCGGCCTGTGTACGGCGGCGCTGATCGCGGGGTGTTCGCAGTCGCCGGGGACGCCAGCGGCGCAGGCGTACCGTCCCGCCTACATCCTCCAGGTCCCTGTTACGGCGCAGGACACGACGCAGGAGCTGGAGGGGCGCTACGGCGGCAAGGTCGTGGAGCTGAACACCCAGGAGGGATACGCCGTCCTGGGGCTCGATCAGGCGGCGGCGAAGACCCAGAACCTGCGTGCCCAGGCGCTGGGCGACGGCCCTGTCGCCGAACCCAACCTCAACCAGTTCCAGGGAGGGGCATTGGCGTTGATGGCGGGAAGCCGGAGTATCTGGATGGGTGGTGAGTGGCAGGCGTGGGCTGGTGGATCACGTAGCATCTGGATGGGTGGTCAATACGCGCCCCTCGTCCAGAACACTCAATCCCTCCAACAGATCAAGCTGGAGAACGCCCAAAAACTCGCACCTAACCTTGCCGCGGGCGTGAAGGTCGCCGTGATCGACACGGGGATCGACCTGAACCACCCGGCCTTCGCGGGGGCGCTGGCACCGTCTACCGAGTGGAAGGACTTCTACGGCAACGACAACCTGCCGCAGGAGGAAGGCATACTCGGCGTCGGCGGCTACGGCCACGGCACAGCGGTTGCCAGTATTATCTTGCAGGTCGCCCCCAAGGCCACGATCCTGCCCCTGCGCGTCCTGGGTCCAAATGGTGAAGGCGATACCCTTCAGGTCGCCAACGCCATCAAGTACGCCGTTGCCCAGAAGGCGAGGGTTATCAACCTGAGCTTGGGCAGCACCACCAAGTCAGACGCCGTGCAAAGCGCCATCCAGGCGGCCACGACCGCTGGTGTTCTCGTCGTGTCCTCGGCGGGCAACGACAACACGCCCACCATCACCTACCCGGCGGTAACGGCCGACGACAAGGGGCCGTTGGGCGAGCGCAGCCTCAGCGTGGGCAGCGTCAACAGCCTTAACCTCAAGTCCTCGTTCTCCAACTATTCCCCCGACCTCGAACTCAGCGCCCCTGGCGAGAACATCTTCGCGGCGGGTCCCGGCAACCTGCTGGTGGCCTGGAGCGGCACCTCGATGGCCGCGCCCATGGCGGCCGGAGGTCTGGCGCTGGCCCTCGGTCAGACGCTGGCAGTGGACATCAAGGATGTCACCAGGAAAATGGCCGAGAACGGCTTCGACCTGTATAGCAGCGGCTTGAACTCCGCGTACAAGGACAAGCTGGGCAAGCGGCGCCTGGACCTGGAACTGTTCCTCAAAAGCACCATCAGGTACTGA
- a CDS encoding DUF554 domain-containing protein has product MSLLAQLSGTLINVTTVLIGTVLGLTLGGRLPERTQRTLLQTLSLVTLFIGLDMAGNLNRVTGGPIPGVILALIALALGAVIGEALGIEEGLARLGETLRRRFRGGGRFTEGFVAASLLFCIGPMTVVGGIQNGLTGDSSTYVLKSTLDGIASLALAGAYGIGVGFSALTVLLLQGGISLAAGAFASGLLGGADPGVLKTNPYVLLVTGTGGLTIVGIAWNLMLGGLGWEDRRVRVGSLLPALLLAPLVLWVAGRL; this is encoded by the coding sequence ATGAGCCTCCTCGCCCAACTCTCCGGCACCCTGATCAACGTCACCACCGTCCTCATCGGCACCGTACTGGGCCTCACCCTCGGCGGACGCCTCCCCGAGCGCACCCAGCGCACCCTCCTCCAGACCCTCTCGCTGGTGACCCTCTTCATCGGGCTCGACATGGCGGGCAACCTGAACCGGGTGACGGGCGGCCCCATTCCCGGCGTGATCCTGGCCCTGATCGCCCTCGCGCTGGGGGCGGTGATCGGCGAGGCGCTGGGCATCGAGGAGGGCCTCGCGCGCCTGGGCGAGACACTGAGGCGGCGCTTCCGGGGCGGGGGCCGCTTCACCGAGGGCTTCGTGGCGGCCAGCCTGCTCTTCTGCATCGGGCCGATGACGGTGGTGGGAGGCATTCAGAACGGCCTGACCGGGGACTCGTCCACCTACGTCCTCAAGAGCACGCTGGACGGGATCGCCTCGCTCGCGCTGGCGGGGGCCTACGGAATTGGGGTGGGCTTCAGCGCCCTCACGGTGCTGCTGCTTCAGGGGGGAATCAGCCTGGCGGCGGGGGCCTTCGCCTCGGGCCTGCTGGGCGGGGCGGACCCGGGGGTGCTCAAGACCAACCCCTACGTCCTTCTCGTCACGGGGACGGGCGGGCTGACCATCGTGGGCATCGCGTGGAACCTGATGCTGGGGGGCCTGGGCTGGGAGGACCGCCGGGTGCGCGTCGGCAGCCTGCTCCCCGCGCTGCTGCTGGCCCCGCTCGTGCTGTGGGTGGCGGGAAGGTTGTAG
- a CDS encoding ABC transporter ATP-binding protein yields MTTRAPAPTAALTATALSARNLRHGFGETVVLHGVSLEVGAGEVVAVTGPSGSGKSTLLHLLGGLDTPQQGEVWWAGERVDLLGTQARARRRAGRVGLVFQHHYLLEDLTVEQNILVPALLTGRDETERARGLLARVGLAGRGRELPRVLSGGERQRVAVARALITRPAVVLADEPTGSLDRANAEVVAGLLLDLAREERAGVLLVTHEERLAEQTDRALHLLDGRIVEEAVSR; encoded by the coding sequence GTGACGACCCGCGCCCCCGCGCCCACCGCGGCCCTCACCGCGACCGCACTTTCCGCCCGGAACCTGCGCCACGGCTTCGGGGAGACGGTGGTGCTGCACGGGGTCAGCCTGGAGGTTGGCGCGGGCGAGGTTGTCGCCGTCACCGGCCCCAGCGGCAGCGGCAAGAGCACCCTGCTGCACCTGCTGGGCGGGCTGGACACCCCGCAGCAGGGCGAGGTGTGGTGGGCGGGCGAGCGGGTGGACCTGCTCGGCACCCAGGCGCGGGCGCGGCGGCGGGCGGGCCGGGTCGGGCTGGTCTTCCAGCACCACTACCTGCTGGAGGACCTGACGGTGGAACAGAACATCCTCGTGCCCGCCCTGCTCACCGGGCGGGACGAGACGGAGCGGGCGCGGGGACTCCTCGCCCGGGTGGGCCTGGCCGGACGCGGGCGGGAGTTGCCGCGCGTGCTCAGCGGCGGTGAGCGTCAGCGCGTCGCCGTCGCCCGCGCGCTGATCACCCGCCCCGCGGTGGTTCTCGCCGATGAGCCCACCGGCAGCCTGGACCGGGCCAACGCGGAGGTCGTCGCGGGCCTGCTGCTGGACCTTGCCCGCGAGGAGCGGGCGGGCGTACTCCTCGTTACCCACGAGGAGCGCCTGGCCGAGCAGACCGACCGGGCGCTGCACCTGCTGGACGGGCGGATTGTGGAGGAAGCAGTCAGCCGTTAG